From the genome of Halalkalicoccus subterraneus, one region includes:
- a CDS encoding ribbon-helix-helix protein, CopG family, whose translation MQRVSVKLDEDMVEQLDSLADDQSVTRSDIIRDTLDDGLNTDDDVEIQRLQERIADLETENKRLRREKRLVLEQREEHTELVNAVKEEQSLAKRKAEAGLWTKTKWALFGITLPVDRVTYNRKRENMS comes from the coding sequence ATGCAGCGGGTGAGCGTGAAATTAGACGAGGACATGGTCGAACAGCTCGATTCGCTGGCTGATGATCAGAGTGTCACACGGTCGGATATCATCCGTGATACGTTGGATGATGGACTGAATACGGATGATGACGTGGAGATTCAGCGCCTCCAGGAACGGATCGCCGACCTTGAAACGGAGAACAAAAGACTACGCCGTGAGAAGCGTCTCGTCCTGGAACAGCGTGAAGAGCACACTGAGTTAGTCAACGCCGTCAAAGAGGAGCAGAGCCTCGCGAAACGAAAGGCCGAGGCCGGATTGTGGACGAAAACGAAATGGGCGCTGTTCGGCATCACACTTCCGGTAGATAGGGTGACCTACAACCGAAAACGCGAAAATATGAGTTGA
- a CDS encoding carboxypeptidase regulatory-like domain-containing protein, translating to MATRQQFMIITVAIAVLLSGCAGWGTDNPDDELNESEPAQADAPNESDADESNESAGDGSDATASANDSDSESQNQSGDDAASGTEKSESQRSTPEGSSDETPTHEDGQTKDSDSSENSTTDDGTDEKKSDENERESNTHTLSVTVTDPDEQPIEGVTVELSTYPDGKEIATATTDKNGVAEFEVEPGDYEAVVDTESVPYTDYGTHPIEVSDSDESYTVELVHPPDSDNGENETNGEPATHTLTVTVADATGDPVENASVSVVTYDDGADMADGTTDENGEVVFDLEDGSYELAVSTEGLMQPSDQRLVEINGEDTATEVQLQETGSGDDTATGIVRVTDSDGNPIEGEPVKITPPATVTERGTEIEYTDENGEIMIELAAGEPTDVVMYGVEVRGEEQTLGIMSDEHVGVQVVEFQPTDRMYLFETVIYVTDKSGEPVEGVPVEARHGMLGDDPANEWELVGETDENGEVVLTGGSSIPDDVIAKEVLVGDQEPFTTYVEADKRVEEITINQNDDSAQNNATNETDTATPAIAAASQAAVPAG from the coding sequence ATGGCAACACGACAGCAGTTCATGATCATCACGGTCGCGATTGCAGTCCTGCTGTCAGGCTGCGCTGGCTGGGGCACCGATAACCCCGACGATGAGCTCAACGAGTCGGAGCCGGCCCAAGCCGATGCTCCAAACGAGAGCGACGCCGACGAGAGCAACGAGAGTGCTGGTGATGGGTCCGACGCGACAGCGAGTGCTAACGATAGCGATAGCGAGAGTCAGAATCAGAGCGGGGATGACGCCGCCTCGGGCACTGAGAAGAGTGAATCGCAACGTTCTACGCCTGAGGGTAGCAGCGACGAAACACCCACGCACGAGGATGGTCAAACTAAGGATAGCGATTCGTCCGAGAATAGCACGACAGACGACGGCACCGACGAGAAAAAATCGGATGAGAACGAACGCGAGAGTAACACGCACACGCTGAGCGTGACCGTCACGGATCCGGACGAGCAGCCCATCGAAGGCGTGACCGTCGAGCTGTCCACCTATCCTGATGGCAAGGAGATTGCTACAGCGACGACCGACAAGAACGGCGTGGCTGAATTCGAGGTCGAACCGGGTGACTATGAGGCCGTGGTCGATACGGAATCCGTACCGTATACCGACTATGGCACCCACCCGATCGAGGTTAGCGATAGCGACGAGAGTTACACCGTCGAACTCGTCCATCCACCCGATAGCGACAACGGCGAAAACGAAACTAACGGCGAACCCGCTACCCACACGCTGACCGTCACAGTGGCTGACGCGACCGGCGACCCAGTCGAGAACGCGTCCGTCAGTGTCGTCACCTATGACGATGGTGCTGACATGGCTGACGGGACGACTGACGAGAACGGCGAGGTCGTGTTCGACCTCGAAGACGGCAGCTATGAACTGGCCGTATCCACTGAAGGACTGATGCAGCCGTCGGACCAGCGTCTTGTCGAGATCAATGGCGAGGACACCGCGACCGAAGTCCAACTGCAGGAAACCGGCAGTGGTGACGATACCGCAACTGGGATCGTTCGCGTGACCGATAGCGATGGTAATCCAATCGAGGGTGAGCCCGTAAAGATCACGCCGCCGGCGACGGTCACGGAGCGGGGCACGGAGATCGAATACACTGACGAGAACGGCGAAATCATGATCGAACTCGCCGCGGGCGAGCCTACGGACGTCGTGATGTACGGCGTGGAAGTTCGCGGCGAAGAGCAAACGCTGGGAATCATGAGCGACGAACATGTCGGCGTCCAGGTCGTCGAATTCCAGCCGACTGATCGGATGTACCTGTTCGAGACCGTGATTTACGTCACTGACAAGAGCGGTGAACCGGTCGAAGGCGTGCCGGTCGAAGCACGCCACGGCATGCTCGGCGATGATCCCGCCAACGAGTGGGAGCTAGTCGGCGAGACTGACGAAAATGGTGAAGTGGTGCTCACTGGCGGCAGTTCCATACCGGACGATGTGATCGCGAAGGAAGTGCTCGTCGGCGATCAGGAACCCTTCACGACGTACGTGGAAGCGGACAAGCGCGTGGAGGAGATCACGATCAACCAGAACGACGATTCGGCTCAGAACAATGCAACCAACGAGACGGACACTGCTACTCCGGCGATTGCAGCAGCCAGTCAGGCAGCTGTTCCTGCTGGCTGA
- a CDS encoding DUF7269 family protein, with product MDNFSRTSIRRWITLAALVLVATAVLITGIAAVDPSLLDIFRHPREDVFLITSFLVVALFSGSLLSIPLYLDPKDTSTNPDETDTAAYEPEVTPEIPHAGADLDPLMRHPFLGRRFTDDEQDALRMRLRDAAVNTIHRHTGIETDDASVRVQRGNWTENATAAWFLGETPPPRSVRLYARVSDGHAFRHGARHTVHEIVAYEQRHESRRTHSP from the coding sequence ATGGATAACTTCTCCCGGACCAGCATCCGTCGCTGGATCACGCTGGCAGCACTCGTCCTCGTCGCGACTGCTGTTCTCATCACCGGGATCGCCGCCGTCGATCCATCGTTACTCGATATATTCCGTCATCCCCGAGAGGATGTCTTTCTCATCACGAGCTTCCTCGTCGTCGCCCTCTTCAGTGGTTCGCTCCTCTCTATCCCGCTGTACTTGGATCCCAAAGACACTAGCACGAACCCTGACGAGACTGATACGGCTGCCTACGAGCCTGAAGTCACGCCCGAGATTCCACATGCCGGCGCAGACCTCGATCCATTGATGAGACATCCATTTCTCGGACGACGCTTCACTGACGACGAGCAAGACGCGCTTCGAATGCGGCTCCGAGACGCCGCTGTCAACACGATCCACCGCCACACGGGCATCGAAACGGACGACGCCAGCGTCCGCGTACAACGCGGTAACTGGACGGAGAACGCTACCGCCGCGTGGTTTCTCGGGGAAACACCACCCCCTCGATCAGTCCGACTCTACGCACGGGTCTCCGATGGACATGCCTTCCGGCACGGAGCTCGTCACACCGTCCACGAAATCGTCGCCTACGAACAGCGCCACGAGTCACGAAGAACCCACTCACCATGA
- a CDS encoding transposase → MAETSAAAQALVLHGEEASKHIDHLWDLIKVVSIPTDYLVDTRQQHKVTHETEPIVRAFLYQHARAFSQNELADRMEARPVLVHRFGLKSAPSQQALSDVWAKFGADTREIIKAAGIGLRRTAVENDVIAEALVPTDPPEDETDETDEDEVEYTRRKAKKTFKLARKHAFPEFESGRTLNRSYDDEQILDMIARICAHNGSAHEEGEYGWVTDDDLTAHGSTILRVLKLFATPDDEDAQFTLNEFLDDDRMPDIERIREKLMEAFDSSVQNVINTIQGDNPFNDRKVTAAIDITHEQFHVWPWQDKDDGIAKPDYPRMVSGYKKDGEYKRGYKYATITLVGDLVPIPLAIEPVKENSNWEEDDAPSYSKAALVERLLDKALQFVDIDEVMFDRGFYSNDVYAAVADRGLTYLSPVPKYEDDYEVIEDIESHPEADAAVKHDVPFGHDGEVHHTAEFLYVPSSSDDADGKYAVFVTNRDRVETDEIEAICNRYSRRWDIENQYKSIKKFLPRTSSTDYRVRLCNFVLATLLYVLWRLTDYLIKRGKGVSIRSPPEVTAKTFVRALGEFLRTVD, encoded by the coding sequence ATGGCGGAGACCTCGGCTGCGGCCCAAGCGCTTGTTTTGCATGGCGAGGAGGCCAGCAAGCACATTGACCACCTCTGGGATCTCATCAAAGTCGTCTCGATTCCGACTGACTATCTGGTCGATACCCGCCAACAGCACAAGGTCACGCACGAAACCGAGCCGATCGTGCGGGCGTTTCTCTACCAGCACGCTCGCGCGTTCTCACAGAATGAACTCGCCGACCGCATGGAGGCCCGCCCGGTACTGGTGCATCGCTTCGGCCTCAAATCCGCTCCATCACAGCAGGCTCTCTCGGATGTCTGGGCCAAATTCGGGGCTGACACCCGCGAGATCATCAAGGCAGCTGGGATCGGACTCCGCCGTACTGCCGTCGAGAACGACGTCATCGCCGAAGCACTCGTCCCGACCGATCCGCCCGAGGACGAGACCGACGAAACCGACGAAGACGAGGTAGAGTACACCCGTCGGAAGGCGAAGAAGACGTTCAAACTCGCCCGCAAACACGCCTTCCCCGAGTTCGAGAGCGGGCGAACACTGAATCGGAGCTACGACGACGAACAAATCCTCGACATGATCGCGCGTATCTGCGCACACAACGGGAGTGCCCACGAGGAGGGCGAGTATGGCTGGGTCACCGACGACGATCTCACCGCCCACGGCTCGACCATCCTTCGTGTACTCAAACTGTTCGCCACACCCGACGACGAAGATGCTCAGTTCACGCTCAACGAATTCCTCGACGATGACCGGATGCCCGACATCGAGCGGATCCGTGAGAAGCTCATGGAGGCGTTCGATAGCTCCGTACAGAACGTCATCAACACGATTCAGGGAGATAACCCTTTCAACGACCGTAAGGTTACGGCGGCCATCGACATCACCCACGAGCAGTTCCACGTCTGGCCGTGGCAGGACAAGGATGACGGGATCGCCAAACCGGACTATCCGCGCATGGTGAGTGGGTACAAGAAGGACGGCGAGTACAAGCGCGGGTACAAGTACGCGACGATCACGCTGGTCGGCGATCTCGTTCCGATCCCGCTGGCGATCGAGCCAGTCAAGGAGAATTCGAACTGGGAAGAGGACGATGCACCCTCCTATTCGAAAGCCGCGTTAGTCGAACGTCTGCTGGACAAAGCATTACAGTTCGTGGATATTGACGAGGTGATGTTCGACCGGGGCTTCTACAGTAACGATGTGTACGCGGCGGTCGCCGACCGTGGCCTAACGTACCTCTCGCCAGTGCCTAAATACGAAGACGATTACGAGGTGATCGAGGATATCGAATCTCATCCCGAGGCCGATGCCGCAGTCAAACACGACGTTCCATTCGGCCACGACGGTGAAGTTCACCACACGGCCGAGTTCCTTTACGTCCCCAGCAGTAGTGACGATGCTGACGGAAAGTACGCGGTGTTCGTCACCAACCGTGATCGTGTCGAGACTGACGAGATCGAAGCGATCTGCAACCGCTACAGTCGGCGCTGGGACATCGAAAACCAATACAAATCGATCAAGAAGTTCCTGCCGCGCACGTCCTCAACGGACTACCGCGTGCGGCTGTGCAACTTCGTGCTGGCGACACTGCTGTACGTACTGTGGCGGCTGACCGACTACCTGATCAAACGGGGCAAGGGTGTTTCAATTCGCTCACCGCCGGAGGTGACGGCCAAGACGTTCGTGCGGGCGCTGGGCGAGTTCCTCCGAACCGTCGACTAA
- a CDS encoding undecaprenyl diphosphate synthase family protein, whose protein sequence is MGLYDRYLAARIRRNDLPLPNCVAVVITERDLLEQDSHRTIEKFFEWTSEYGAERVLVYVSVLDGGVVPTIQRVFERCEAPRTVEVRDIDDKERADAPIQVSIGLGGKHEFAAAVRETATEVEAGTLSPHEIDADAIEERLIFPTDPDLVIKTGAERLSDFMIWQSVYSELHFTDVNWRDFRERDYLRAIRDYQNRQRRYGR, encoded by the coding sequence GTGGGACTGTACGATCGCTATCTCGCCGCTCGCATTCGCCGGAACGACCTCCCGCTTCCGAACTGTGTTGCCGTCGTCATCACCGAGCGTGATCTTTTAGAGCAAGATTCTCATCGAACAATTGAGAAGTTCTTCGAATGGACCTCCGAGTACGGGGCTGAGCGTGTGCTGGTGTACGTCAGCGTACTCGATGGAGGTGTTGTACCCACTATTCAGCGGGTGTTCGAGCGGTGTGAGGCCCCGCGTACGGTGGAAGTTCGGGACATCGACGACAAGGAGCGTGCCGACGCGCCGATTCAGGTCAGTATTGGTCTCGGCGGTAAGCACGAGTTCGCCGCGGCAGTTCGGGAGACTGCTACCGAGGTTGAAGCTGGCACGCTATCTCCTCATGAGATTGATGCCGACGCTATCGAAGAACGGTTGATTTTCCCTACGGACCCTGATCTGGTTATCAAGACCGGCGCGGAACGCCTGTCCGATTTCATGATCTGGCAATCGGTGTACTCTGAACTCCATTTCACTGATGTGAACTGGCGTGACTTTCGGGAACGAGACTACCTTCGAGCAATACGTGATTATCAGAATCGACAGCGCCGCTACGGGCGATAA
- the uppS gene encoding polyprenyl diphosphate synthase, with the protein MTGWFRQQIDSVYEGLLEREIFGTPDHVAVIQDGNRRYARSNGGTATDGHRAGAKTAERILGWCQDLHIEELTLYTFSTENFSRTSEENEALFDLICEKFRKFADNERVHDNEVAIRAVGETDMLPQRLQKAINYAESRTANYDRFKLNIALAYGGRTELLNAAQAIGCAVNEGDLSPHEIDVETIEKYLYDGPSYDVDLIIRPGGEERTSNFLPWHANGNEAAVYFCTAYWPEFRKIDFLRAIRTYESREQSWRRTRVRRALALIQAVGGPELSEAHAIIEQFRGSLPQSEFEEFGESEKGSHVTDD; encoded by the coding sequence ATGACTGGATGGTTTAGACAGCAGATTGACTCAGTTTACGAAGGACTGCTTGAACGCGAAATTTTCGGTACTCCGGATCACGTCGCAGTTATCCAAGATGGAAATCGTCGATATGCCCGTAGCAATGGCGGTACTGCCACAGACGGCCACCGTGCCGGTGCTAAGACCGCCGAACGCATTCTCGGCTGGTGTCAGGACCTCCATATTGAGGAACTAACTCTCTACACGTTTTCAACAGAGAACTTCAGTCGTACATCTGAAGAGAATGAAGCCCTGTTTGATCTCATTTGTGAGAAATTTAGGAAGTTCGCTGACAACGAGCGTGTTCACGATAACGAAGTTGCCATACGAGCCGTCGGTGAAACAGATATGCTCCCTCAGCGTCTTCAGAAAGCAATCAACTACGCTGAAAGTCGCACTGCAAACTACGACCGCTTCAAGCTTAATATCGCGCTAGCCTATGGCGGTCGCACTGAACTACTGAATGCCGCCCAAGCTATCGGATGCGCAGTAAATGAGGGCGATCTCAGCCCCCACGAGATTGATGTTGAGACCATCGAAAAGTACCTCTATGACGGTCCTTCCTATGATGTTGATCTCATTATACGCCCGGGTGGAGAGGAGCGCACGTCAAATTTCCTTCCTTGGCACGCTAATGGTAACGAGGCCGCTGTGTACTTTTGTACGGCATACTGGCCCGAATTTCGGAAGATCGATTTCCTTCGTGCAATACGCACCTATGAATCCAGAGAACAGTCGTGGCGACGCACCCGTGTGCGACGGGCGCTCGCGCTGATTCAGGCGGTGGGTGGTCCGGAACTCTCTGAGGCGCATGCCATCATCGAACAGTTTCGGGGTTCTCTTCCACAGAGCGAATTCGAAGAATTTGGCGAGAGCGAAAAAGGAAGCCATGTGACAGATGATTAA
- a CDS encoding DUF7519 family protein — translation MEASSVVKQPAYAGSALAVLAAACVTGVLANQPVQVSIAGVEAVGAFLLLGSGLVRRRGHRVLGGGLVFVGCSLVCLALGLSLLSPGGLFERIAFFGGTLAMACVVLGVFPLRQSWTGSLVGLGIVLLSCSLVFLAWISNPGRVQLLLGVGLTIVTWDMAEHAITLGNDVGRSAQTYSVTVIHFVGSLGVGLAAGTTALVVGSVQLPAVPIASLALLLGAVLLSLLVLFLGDSEWMSDT, via the coding sequence ATGGAAGCATCGTCTGTCGTGAAACAGCCGGCGTACGCAGGGAGCGCACTTGCCGTCCTCGCGGCGGCCTGCGTGACCGGTGTGCTGGCGAATCAGCCCGTCCAAGTGTCGATTGCTGGTGTCGAGGCGGTCGGTGCATTCCTGTTGTTGGGAAGTGGTCTCGTTCGCCGTCGAGGTCATCGCGTGCTCGGTGGCGGACTTGTATTTGTGGGGTGTAGTCTCGTTTGTCTTGCACTCGGTCTGAGCCTACTGTCTCCAGGGGGGCTGTTTGAGCGGATTGCGTTCTTCGGTGGAACGCTCGCGATGGCGTGTGTCGTCCTCGGTGTCTTTCCGCTCCGGCAGTCGTGGACGGGCTCTCTTGTCGGACTCGGGATCGTGCTTCTTAGCTGTAGTCTCGTTTTCTTGGCGTGGATCTCAAATCCGGGTCGAGTGCAACTGTTACTCGGTGTTGGCCTGACGATTGTCACATGGGATATGGCTGAGCACGCGATTACGCTTGGAAACGACGTCGGGCGGAGCGCGCAGACGTACTCAGTAACGGTAATTCATTTCGTCGGAAGTCTCGGAGTCGGGCTCGCAGCTGGAACGACCGCACTAGTGGTCGGCAGCGTCCAGTTGCCAGCGGTTCCGATTGCTTCGCTCGCACTCCTATTAGGGGCTGTTTTGTTGTCGTTGCTCGTGCTTTTTCTTGGAGACAGTGAGTGGATGTCCGACACATGA
- a CDS encoding orc1/cdc6 family replication initiation protein, producing the protein MTAFSFKPTGSIFKEREALLEEWTPDELVGRDEELTQYHAALQPVIEGETPSNIFIYGKSGVGKTAATRFLLDRLERDATNIDGLDLNTIEINCDGLNTSYQTAVAIINRLRNPANQISNTGYPQASVYEFLFEELDQIGGTVLIVLDEVDHIKDDSLLYKLPRARSNADIVNTKLGVIGISNDLNFRKQLSSKVRSSLCEKEVSFSAYDATELCEVLRQREAVAFQENVLKDGVIDLCAAFGAKDSGDARQALDLLLESGDIARETNADHVTELHVRQARDRLQTDQIIKGIDNYSQHGQLVLWALTILEEQGDSPARTREIRAPYETLCEREGSDPISDRAIREYLAELETLGIISSTQINRGKSGGKYKKHKLDQPVSSVKSGLKELLGAEAEA; encoded by the coding sequence ATGACCGCATTCAGCTTCAAACCAACTGGAAGCATCTTCAAAGAACGAGAAGCCCTACTGGAAGAATGGACGCCCGACGAACTGGTCGGTCGCGATGAAGAACTTACGCAATACCACGCCGCACTCCAGCCCGTCATCGAGGGCGAAACCCCATCCAATATCTTCATCTACGGAAAAAGCGGTGTCGGCAAAACCGCAGCCACCCGTTTCCTCCTGGATCGTCTCGAACGCGACGCCACCAATATCGATGGACTGGACCTCAACACTATTGAAATCAACTGCGATGGTCTCAATACCAGCTACCAAACCGCAGTCGCGATCATCAATAGGCTCCGCAATCCCGCAAACCAGATCTCTAATACCGGCTACCCCCAAGCATCTGTCTACGAATTTCTGTTCGAGGAACTCGATCAGATCGGTGGCACCGTCCTCATCGTCCTCGACGAGGTGGACCACATCAAAGATGACAGCCTCCTCTACAAACTACCACGCGCCCGGTCAAACGCCGACATAGTAAACACAAAACTTGGTGTCATCGGAATCTCGAACGATCTGAACTTCCGAAAACAGCTGAGTTCCAAAGTCCGGTCTAGTCTCTGTGAGAAAGAGGTCTCGTTCAGCGCCTACGACGCCACTGAACTCTGCGAGGTCCTGCGGCAACGCGAAGCTGTCGCATTTCAAGAAAACGTGCTGAAGGATGGCGTGATCGATCTGTGTGCCGCATTCGGTGCAAAAGACTCGGGAGACGCCCGCCAAGCATTGGACCTATTGCTTGAAAGTGGTGACATTGCTCGAGAAACCAACGCTGACCACGTAACGGAACTCCATGTCCGTCAAGCCAGAGATCGCCTTCAAACCGACCAAATAATCAAAGGTATTGATAATTACTCCCAGCACGGACAACTGGTACTCTGGGCACTAACCATTCTCGAAGAACAGGGTGATTCACCGGCACGAACACGAGAGATCAGGGCACCGTACGAGACTCTATGTGAACGCGAAGGAAGTGATCCGATCTCCGATCGGGCGATCCGTGAATATCTTGCCGAACTTGAGACACTCGGAATCATCTCCTCAACCCAGATTAATCGCGGGAAGAGTGGTGGAAAGTACAAGAAACACAAGCTGGACCAACCCGTCTCCAGCGTGAAGTCCGGTCTGAAAGAACTTCTAGGGGCTGAAGCAGAAGCCTGA
- a CDS encoding DUF58 domain-containing protein — MTSVERTHRWRVAFVFVLFTSTAGLYLESPFVFLTSLLGVAYAGYPLFVGPPTVDLKLSRTVTDETPNHGDPVTVTVTITNTGPQTLADLRIIDGVPALLTVTDGTPRHTATLRPGASTTFQYTVAAKHGSHRFTPTTVIAHDISGNTRVETEVAASEQSTIREELECTVDLRAFQLRRQARQYAGQTPAEAGESGTEFQQIRAYQRGDSMHRIDWKRYARTGELTSVEFREEHRTAVVLCVDARQNAIRAAGSTDPHAVAYCVAAAQQVLSTLEQQSEQVGVAIFGTEFNWRAPSAGREQYAHIEQLLVDHEYDQPISLDEDDTTVSSMEQVQELIAQTQGNIEVVMFSPLVDRFGETAAQQLNAHGYAVTVISPDVTTNETVGEEFVRIERANRVQMLRNQDIPVADWSPEKPLVWPVGHHRGER, encoded by the coding sequence ATGACGTCGGTCGAACGGACGCATCGCTGGCGAGTGGCCTTTGTATTCGTCCTCTTTACGAGCACAGCCGGTCTGTATCTCGAATCCCCGTTCGTTTTCCTGACGTCGCTCCTCGGCGTCGCGTATGCGGGCTACCCGCTTTTCGTCGGTCCACCGACTGTCGATCTCAAACTCTCGCGAACAGTCACGGATGAAACTCCTAATCATGGCGACCCTGTGACGGTTACCGTCACCATAACGAACACCGGGCCGCAGACGCTTGCCGACCTCCGAATCATCGACGGCGTGCCGGCTCTTCTGACGGTCACCGATGGAACGCCGCGGCATACAGCCACCCTTCGGCCAGGCGCGTCGACGACGTTCCAGTATACGGTCGCTGCGAAACACGGCAGTCACCGATTCACCCCGACGACGGTGATTGCCCACGACATCAGCGGGAATACGCGTGTCGAGACTGAGGTTGCAGCCAGCGAACAGTCGACCATCCGTGAGGAACTCGAGTGTACGGTCGACCTCCGCGCGTTTCAGTTACGCCGGCAGGCTCGCCAGTATGCTGGACAAACGCCCGCTGAAGCGGGTGAGTCCGGTACCGAATTCCAACAGATACGAGCGTATCAACGGGGCGATTCGATGCATCGCATCGACTGGAAGCGGTATGCTCGGACTGGCGAGCTCACGTCGGTGGAGTTCCGCGAAGAACACCGAACAGCCGTCGTGCTTTGCGTGGATGCACGGCAGAACGCGATTCGAGCCGCAGGATCGACAGACCCACACGCAGTAGCGTACTGTGTCGCCGCCGCCCAGCAAGTTCTTTCTACGCTCGAACAGCAGAGTGAACAGGTCGGCGTGGCCATTTTCGGGACCGAGTTCAATTGGCGGGCACCAAGTGCGGGCCGTGAACAGTATGCTCACATCGAACAGCTATTGGTAGATCACGAGTACGACCAGCCAATCTCGCTCGATGAGGATGACACCACGGTGTCCTCGATGGAGCAGGTTCAGGAGTTGATCGCACAGACCCAGGGAAATATCGAGGTTGTGATGTTTTCGCCACTCGTCGATAGATTCGGTGAGACTGCTGCACAGCAGTTGAACGCGCACGGGTACGCAGTGACGGTTATCAGCCCGGATGTGACGACGAACGAGACCGTCGGTGAGGAATTCGTGAGGATTGAGCGCGCGAACCGCGTCCAGATGCTGCGGAACCAAGATATACCGGTCGCGGACTGGTCACCCGAGAAGCCACTGGTCTGGCCCGTGGGCCATCACAGAGGGGAACGCTGA
- a CDS encoding DUF4129 domain-containing protein codes for MIQRVDDIEKPLSRTPTEWQRIAIDAGLPPDSVETITTTFCAIQYGDAPETDTQRKRVRTALAALEDQQGTADG; via the coding sequence ATGATTCAACGCGTCGACGACATCGAGAAACCGTTATCGCGTACCCCAACCGAATGGCAGCGAATCGCGATTGATGCGGGCCTTCCACCTGACAGCGTCGAGACGATCACTACGACGTTCTGTGCCATTCAATACGGGGACGCCCCCGAAACGGACACGCAGCGGAAACGCGTTCGAACTGCGCTGGCCGCACTCGAAGACCAGCAGGGGACCGCAGATGGATAA
- a CDS encoding ParA family protein — protein MTDTIAVANQAGGAGKTTTALGLAGAYANQGKDTLLIDLDPQGVASEGTGFKNRDGENGDLYHQKVLSLHQVLTDPARTSEINDLIQGHAEFDVIPANMAMKGLKDKLGQVANAEMRLKLALQELDRDYDVIVIDCPPDLSRILDNALVAAENVIIPVQPKRRFISAVEDMQEEITYLENSFPDVSIEVVALVVNEIDDRSNDSDQREMLEFWHDSPWDTYDIYQRTAIKRAWNNGKSIFQHEDPAKTDDVRAAYDKLANDVATQLQAVDTTREANA, from the coding sequence ATGACAGACACCATCGCAGTCGCGAACCAAGCTGGCGGAGCAGGAAAAACCACTACGGCACTAGGACTAGCTGGAGCGTACGCAAACCAGGGAAAAGATACCTTGTTGATCGATCTTGATCCGCAAGGCGTCGCAAGCGAGGGTACTGGATTCAAAAATCGGGACGGCGAAAATGGCGACCTCTACCACCAGAAGGTCCTTTCACTTCATCAAGTGCTCACGGACCCGGCACGGACTAGCGAGATCAACGACCTCATCCAGGGCCATGCCGAGTTCGATGTCATCCCGGCAAATATGGCGATGAAAGGCTTGAAAGACAAACTAGGACAGGTCGCGAATGCTGAAATGCGGTTGAAGCTAGCACTGCAGGAGCTGGACCGTGACTATGACGTGATCGTGATCGATTGTCCGCCCGATCTCTCTCGTATCTTGGACAACGCACTGGTCGCTGCCGAGAACGTAATCATCCCGGTCCAGCCAAAACGCCGGTTTATCTCTGCGGTCGAAGACATGCAGGAGGAAATCACCTATCTTGAGAACAGTTTCCCCGACGTATCGATTGAGGTCGTGGCACTGGTCGTGAACGAGATTGACGACCGGAGTAACGACAGCGATCAACGGGAAATGCTGGAATTCTGGCACGATTCGCCGTGGGATACGTACGATATCTACCAACGGACCGCGATCAAACGTGCCTGGAACAATGGGAAGTCCATCTTCCAGCATGAGGACCCAGCAAAGACCGACGATGTCCGTGCAGCATACGATAAACTGGCGAATGACGTAGCCACTCAGCTACAGGCTGTCGATACAACCCGGGAGGCGAACGCATGA
- a CDS encoding GtrA domain-containing protein: MWRGIKYGATRLVGMSIGTISQIAFVEFLLIDPAIANVLKIGVGILWGFGASEKWVWSSNKPSQDPSTTLTSSDD, encoded by the coding sequence ATCTGGCGTGGCATCAAGTACGGTGCGACACGATTAGTTGGAATGAGTATCGGTACGATCTCACAGATCGCTTTTGTCGAATTTCTCCTAATTGACCCAGCAATAGCGAACGTTCTCAAAATTGGAGTTGGCATACTGTGGGGATTCGGCGCGAGCGAAAAATGGGTGTGGAGTTCTAACAAACCGTCTCAGGATCCGTCCACTACACTGACGTCGAGTGATGACTAG